ATGTAGCCTGAAATTTCAGTGATGACATCAACATCCATATGAGAAAATATAAGAGCTGTCGCCTCTTCGCCAAGCTGGATTAGTAAAATAGCGATCTTTTCTGGCATCGAAAGATCGTCATATATCATCTTTTGCTTATCGGTTAGTTTTATAGACATCAAATTTCCTTACGCATGTTAAAGTCACTATCGTTTTTAACCATATCTTGGAGTAAATTTGAAATTTCCTCACTTCGCTCGGTGACTACTATCTTCATCTTTTCAAGAAGCACGTCGTATTTTAGCTCGTCCTCGTTAAATTCACCACTAAGTCCAAGCTGCTCCTCGACCTTCTTGCGAGCGGCTTTAAATTTCTCAAGCGTATCTTCAGCATCCATCTCGATCTCTTCAAGATCGTCCTGGGCTTGCTCCTCTTCTTCTTTCGTCTCTTCAAGCATCTTTTGCATAAATGGCACGATGACTTTTTTGTAGAAGATGTAGAGTAGAAGTGCTGCAAAGATGTATTTTAGTAGTGGCAAGAAAGGCATCACGTAGTTATTCATAAAGCCATCCATCTTCTCGCCAGTGCTGACATCTTTGCCAGTTTTAAACTCGAAGTTATCTAAGCTTACCTCATCGCCTCTATTTTGATTGTAGCCGATTGATTGTTTGATTAAATTTGTGATTGATTCTCTTTGCTCTTTGGTAAGTGGGGCAAATTCAAGCTCGCCAGTTGGCTTGCCATCTTTGTCCTTTTTGCTCTGATAAAGTCCGTCTATAACGACAGCTGCGCTTACTCTGTTTATGCTAGCAAACTGCCCTTTGACATTTGTCACTTTCTTTGAAATTTCGTAGTTTGTCTGCTGTGAGCTTTTGTTGTACTGCTCTTTTAAAGTGCTATCATCTAGTCCTTGAACTGGACCTATGTTACTAACCGCACCTGGGACGCCACCCACTTCATTTGGAGCTGAGCCTTGACGCTTTTCTTCGATGTTGCTCTCGCTTCTTACGACGTTATTTGGGTCATAAACCTCGCTTTTTGTATCTTTTTTATCAAAGTCAAAGTCGATATTTACCTTTGCTACGACCTTATCTGCCCCGCCTACTATAGGAGCTAGGACATTTACGATCTTTTGCTCGTAATTATTTTCAAACTCGCGCTTATAACGGATCTGCTGAGCTATGGCATCACTATCAAACTCACCATCTTCATCGCCAAGTGCGACGCCATCTTGATTTACTATCTTTACATTTTCTGTGCTTAAATTTGTAACAGAGGCGGCGACTAGGTTTTTAATGCCAAAAATTTGCTTCGCATTTAGGCTGACGCCTGGCTTTAGCTCGACTACGATCGATGCTGTCGGTAGCGACTGGCGCTCGGTAAATACACTCTCTTTAGGTATGGCTATTCTTACGGTTGCTTTTTGGATAGACGAGAGGCTCTCTATCGTTCTAGCTAGCTCACCCTCAAGCGCTCTTTGAAATTTAACCCTTTGCTCGGCATCAGTAGCTCCAAATTCTTGCTTGTCAAAAATTTCAAAGCCGATCTTGCTCTCTTTTGGTATGCCAAGCGTCGCAACCGCGATCCTCTCTTTATAAACATCACTTGTTGGCACAAGGATAGTGCCTTCATTTGCTAGTTTATACTTTATACCATCTTTGTTTAGCTGATCGACTATTAAGGCTGAGTCGCTTGGGCTGATGTTTTCAAAAAGGACGCTATATCCTGCAAAGCTATCACTTTTACTTTTGTAAAGCGTTAAAAATACCAAAAAAGCCACAACTAAGACGATCGAGCTGCCCGCGACGATCTTTTGTTTTAGTGAAAGCTTTTGATAAATTTGACTTATTTGATGAAGTAATGCCTTAAAATCCATATCCCTACTTTAAAATTTGCTTTAACTCTTCAAAAACTCTATCGTTTTGCCATGCCTGACCAATGGTGATTCTCACCGCATTTAAGGCATAGCTTTTTAAATCTCGTAAAATTATACCTTTTTTTAGCATCTTTTCGCATATTTGGCTTGATTTTGGCTCATTAAATTTAAATGTGATGAAATTTGTATAGCTTGGGATAAACTCAATGCCATTTTGCCTTGCAAATTCCTCATACCTCTTCATCTGCTCGAAGTTGTTTTGCATAGTTTTTTGCACAAATTCATCATCACCAAGTGCTACGATCGCCGCTCTTAAGCTCGGTGTTGTGATATTAAAAGGAGCTCTTAGCTTTGAAAGAGCGCCTATGATCTCTTCATTTGCCACGCCGTATCCCACGCGCATGCCACCAAGTGCGTATGCCTTTGAGAAAGTGCCAAGATAGATAACGTTTTTAAATTTTACCACCTCGCTTGGCTTTATCTCTTTTTTGCTATCTTTAAATTTAGCAAATTCGTTGTAGGCACAATCAAGCACCACAAGCGTGTTTTCATCAATGTTTTTTATAAATTTATAGACCTCGTCAGCATCGATGCACTCGCCTAATGGGTTATTTGGCAAGCAAAGAAAAATGACAGAAATTTCATCTTTGTGCGCGTTATAAATTTCTAAAAACTCGCTCAAATTATGCTCCACGCTCTTTGTGCGGTAGATTTTAGCCCCAGTTTGTTTTGCGTAAATTTCATACATCGCAAATGTCACGCCAGCAATCAAAACGCCGCTTTGCTTGTTCGCCTTTGCGTGAAGTGCAAATTCTATGATCTGATCGCTTCCAGAGCCGATGATTAAATTTTTGCTAGTTACACCAAATTTCTTAGCCAGCCCCTCTTTTAGTTCAAAGTAGCTATCGTCTGGATAGAGATGTGCGTTTTTAGCGACCTCTTTTAGCGCCTCTTCTACGCGTTTGCTAGTGCCAAAAGGGTTTTCATTGCTCGCTAGCTTTATCACATCTTTTGCATCGATGCCAAACTCTCTAACTACAAGCTCGATCGGCTTTCCAGCCTCGTAATTTACTAGATCATCTAAAAAGTCATTAAATTTCATTACTCATCTCCGTTTAAATAGCTTCCAAGCCACGTTATCTCAGCGCCGCTCTCTTTTGCGAGTTCAAAGGCGTTTTGCACCTTCTCATCGTCGATATGCCCCTCAAAGTCAAGATAAAAAATTGACTTAAATTCGCGCTGCTTTATAGGACGTGACTCAAGTTTTGTGATATTGATATTCTCATTTTTAAAGATAGAAAGCAGATCAGCAAGGCGTCCTGGGCGGTGATCGGTCTTTGCTAGTACCGAAGTTTTTGAGTTTTCAACCTTGGCGTTTTTAAAATCGCTAAGAATGAGAAATCTCGTTCTATTTGCCATATTATCTTCGATTGTTTCATAAACGATTGGCACATTGTAAATTTTAGCTGCGATTTTTGAGCAAATAGCGGCTGATTCTCTATCCATAGATGCCATATATGCGGCTGCGGCGGTTGATTTGGCTGGGATAAATTCGACCTCATTTAGCAGGTGATCTTCTAAAAATTTACGGCACTGGTTGTAGCCTTGCGGATGCGAGTAAATTCGCTTTATCTCTTTTAAATTTTCATTTATGCTAACAAAGCTGTGGTGGATATCTACGTAGAGCTCTGCCACTATCTTTATATCATCAAATTTACCCAAACAATCAAGCGTAGCTCCAACAGCGCCTTCGGTGTTGTTTTCGATAGGCACGACGCCATATTTTGCCTCTTTTTGAGCTAGTTTCGTAAAAACTGCCTCGATCGTAGCAAGTGGCAGATATGCACTCATCGCGCCAAATCTACTCTGCGCCGCTTGATGCGTATAAGTACCCTCAGGTCCTAGATAGACGATCTTTTGAGGCATCTCTAAATTTCTACTAACAGCAAAAATTTCAAGATAAATAGCCTCGATCGCAGCCTTATTTAAGGCTTTTTCTTTACTAAGGCTTGTTAGGCGGTTTATGATAGCTCGCTCACGCTCAGGGCGATATATAGGCGTCCCGCTCGTTTGCTTTAGCTTGCCGATCTGCTCAACAAGCTTCATCCTCTCATTTAATTTATTTAAAATGAGATCGTCGATACTATCGATCTCTTTTCTAAGCTCATTTAGCTCTTGCATCAGCGCTCTCCAAAAATTCTCTCTCCAAAGCCACGACGTCCTCGAAACTCTCGCGTCTTCTTATGAGCCTATCTTTGCCATCAAGCAGGCAAACTTCAGCGGCTCTGTTTCTTGTGTTGTAGTTTGAACTCATGCTAAAACCATAAGCCCCAGCTCCTTTAACCACGATGATATCGCCACTCTTACACTCTGGCAGCTCTATATCTTTTGCTAAAAAGTCGCCACTTTCGCAGACTGGACCAACCACGTCGCAAGTGCCTAAATTTTCATCCTTGCCGTAAGCAAAAATTTTGTGATGCGCGCCATAGAGACTTGGTCTTATGAGATCATTCATCGCGCCATCAGTGATGACAAATCTCTTTTTGCCGTTAAATTTCTCATATAAAACGCTTGCTACAAAGTAGCCAGCATTACCCACGATAAAGCGTCCTGGCTCGCAAACGATGGTTACATCTTGACCTTTTAGTGCGCCTAAAATTCCTTGTGCGTAGTCGTATAAATTTATCTCTTTTTCATCGTTATAGATGATGCCAAGTCCGCCGCCAACGTCAAAGAATTTGATATCAATCTCAAGCGCTCTTAGCTCTCTTAAAAGCTCGCTTACGATCTTTGCAGCGTCTATTATCGGGCTTAGTGAAGTTAGTTGCGAGCCGATATGAAAGTGTATGCCAGTTGGCTCAAGAAACTCTGAAGCTTTAGCGTGGATATACATCTTTTTAGCTGTCTGCGCATCGACGCCAAATTTGTTTTCATTTAGCCCTGTCGAGATATATGGGTGAGTTTTTGCATCAACGCCTGGATTTACCCTGATGCTGATCCTTGCCTTTAAATTTAGCTCTTTTGCGATATTTTCAAGCCTTAAAAGTTCGGCAAAGCTCTCAACATTTATCAGCAAAATTTCATTTTCTAAAGCCTCTTTTAGCTCTTCATCGCTCTTGCCAACGCCACTAAAGATGATCTGATATCTCTTAGCTCCAGCTAAAAGCGCCCTTTTGACCTCGCCAATGCTCACACAGTCAAATCCTGCTCCAAGATCAGCTAGAAATTTTAAAACACTTAAATTTGAGTTTGCCTTTACAGCGTAGCAAACCAGAGATTTTCTAGCGTAAAATGCGTTTTTTAGCGCCTCATAGCGCTCTTTAATGTAGTTAAAATCATAAACGTAAAGTGGGGTTTTGTATTTGCTTGCAAGCTCTTTAAAATCCATAAAATAGCCTTTTTTAAAATGGCTTGATTTTACAAAAAAGTTGCCAAAATTTGGCTTAACGATGCGATTTTATGAGATAAATGGCGTATGCAAAAAGCAAAATAACTGGAAGCACCATGCCGATCTCTGGCAAGATGACTGAGGTTTGAGCAAATTTGGTTAAGATAAAGAGAAGTCCCCAAACTACGAGTGTTATCACAACAAAGATAAATGTTGAGAGTGCGAGGTTAAAAAACCTGCCAGTCACTGGCAAATGATAGTAGAAAATAAGCAATAAAAATGGCGCAAAAAATGGCGTGATGGCAAGGTTATAAAATGCAGTCCTTGCGCTATCAAGTCCTATGCCTTCGTTTTTAAATGTCTTTATAAAATTTATCGCATCAGGTATGTTAAATTTCGAGTTTTCAACGCTTGCAGCACTCTCGATGCTCTTTGGCTTAAAGCCTCTTAACGCATCTAAATTTTCGCTTTTTACCTTGCTAAAGCCACTTTCGCCAAGCTCTAAGCTTTGAGGCAAAAAGGTCTGATTTACATCCTCTAAAACCCACTCATTGTCTTTAAATTTAGCGTGGTCAGCAAAGGTTGTCGAGAGCAAGTCAGTGCCATTAATGTCAAAAATTCTCACATCATTTGCTCTTTGCTTGGCTGAGTTTAGCTCTTTTATGTAGATAAATTTGCCTTCAAATTTCAAAAATGAGTCATTTGTACTTTTTGAAAAAGCGGTGTTTTTAGCGATACTTTTTTGATAGTCATGCGCATAAGCAAATGGCGTAAAATTTAGCCCAACGTAAAAAATCGTCACAAAAAGTGCGATGAGAAATGGCGGTAAAATGAGCTTGTTTTTACTGATGCCAAGAGCATAAAAGCTGATTAGCTCGTTTGATCTGACCATATTTACATGTAAAATTATTAGCGCAAAAATGAGTGAAAGTGGCAAAACGTAGCTAATGGCACTTAGTGCAGTAAGGCCAACGTAGAGTAGCTGAAGGTTAGCAGATGGCGGCAGATCTTTTAAATTTGTAAGCAGATCAATGCCAACATAAAATAGCTCAAGCGCTAAAAATACGATAAGAAAAGATTTTATATAGACCCAGCCAACGTATCTGGCGTATAGTTTCATTTGATAAGACCTTTTTTTATCGTAAATTTTTGTGAAATTTCGTTGATATCGCTCTTTAGTAGCTCACAAACCGCATTTTTTGTATAGGCTAAAATTTCATCTAAAGCCTTTCTCTCCTCGTCGCTAAACTCGCCAAGGACAAAATTTTTAGCATCGCCCTCATGTCCGATACCAACACGCACCCTTTCGTAGTCGTTGCCTATTAGATTGTCGATAGATTTTATGCCGTTATGTCCGCCGCTACTGCCGCCTTTTTTAAATTTAACCGCGCCAAAACTAAGGTCAAGATCGTCGTGAATGACGATTATCCTATCTGGTTTATAAAAGTCTTTTACCGCCTTTACACTTTGACCTGAGAGGTTCATAAAGGTTGTTGGTTTTAGCAAGATAATGTCGTTAAATTTAAAAACTTCGCCTTGAAATTTAGCTGAGCTAACATCTTTGAAATTTGAGTCTTTTAGGAGGTCTATAAGCATAAAGCCTATGTTGTGTCTAGTGTTTTCGTATTTGGGGCCAGGATTTCCTAGCCCCGCTATTAGTGTCACAAAAGCCCTTTTTATTTAGCTTTAATAACTCCAAGTACCGCAACACGGTCAGCGTCAATGATTGTAACGCCTTTAGGAGCTGTGATATCACGAACCAAAATCGTATCATCAATGTCAAGTTTGCTTACATCAACGTCAAATGAATTTGGTAAATTTTCAGCCGTGCATTTTACGCAAAGACGTCTTTTTGACTGGATCAAAACGCCCTTATTTTTAAGACCAATAGGTGTTCCAACTGGCTTAACCGGGATCATATATTTTGATAAAACGCCTGGAAGTGCTACTTTTAGATCCACGTGTTTAAGATCACTTGTAACAACATCTCTTTGGTAATCAACAATAACGACATTATAAACTTTTCCGCCTACTTTTACATCAAAAGCAAGGCTCTCTTTTTTGCGCGCTTCTTTAATAAAGTCATTGACTTTAAAAGCAGCTGCAACATTCTCTAATCCCTTGCCATAAATGTTGGCGATTAGATAACCATCTCTTCTCAAAGCCTTCGCAGACTTCTTACCGATACTCTCTCTAACGATTCCTTCTAACATCGTTTTCCTTTCATAAAAAATAGGTGCTGATTTTATCTAATGCTTTATAAATTTCACATAAAGCTTACTAAATTTCTTTAAGCGCGATCACTTCAGGTTGATCTTGTTTGCTTTGAGGTTTGCCAAAATTTACACCATTTTCAAAGCTAAAACCTGCTACATTTGAGCTTTTTATCTTAAGCTGCAAGTCACCCCTGTTACTAGCATTATCAAGCGCTACTTCGGCACTAATTATCTTATTTTCATAAAGCTCAAGCAGGTGCTGATCAAAGGTTTGCATGCCGTAAGTATTTTTTGACTCAGCTATGGCAAGATCGATCTCATCAAATTTCTCTTCAGATATGAGCTCTTTTATGCGGGTATTTTTTCTCATGATCTCGACTGCTGGGCGTCTTGTGCCAAAAAGCGTCTTAACTAGCCTTTGTGAGATGACACAAGCAAGGACTGAAGAGAACATAAGACTGACCTTATCTCGCTCGCCTTGAGGGAAGCTATTTACTATCCTATTTACGCTCTCTTTTGCATCAAGTGTGTGAAGTGTCGAAAGCACCAAGTGACCAGTCTCAGCAGCTCTAATGGCAGTCTCAATCGTCTCAAGATCTCTCATCTCACCCACCAAGATAATGTCAGGATCTTCTCTTAATGAAGCCCTTAGCGCATCTGAGAAATTTAACGCATCTGCCCCGATAGAGCGCTGATTTATTATGCTTTTATCGTCGTTAAATACGTATTCAATCGGATCTTCGATAGTCACGATGTGCGATCTTTTTGTTTGGTTTATGAAATTTATCATGCTTGCAAGCGTTGTCGTCTTGCCACTTCCAGTTGGGCCAGTCACTAAAATGATGCCACGAGTGGTCTCTGTGCAAATTTTTTCTATCACACTTGGTAAATTTAGATCTTTTATGGTTGGGATTTTCGTTGGAGTGACACGAAATACAGCAGAAATTCCATTTATCTGCAAAAACATATTTACACGAAAGCAGTACTCATCATTTAGTTTATAAGAAAAATCTATATCTTTTTTATCCATAAACTCATCAAATTTAGCCCCCAAAAGCTCTTTTGCGATAGCCACCGCATCACTTGGGTCTAAATTTTCTTCGCTAAGTGGCATGATCTCACCATTAAATCTACCATAAACAAGGCTTGCAGACTTTAGATGAAGATCGCTGCCGCCTCTATCAACTAAAGAGCATAGATATGAGTCTAGGTCTTGTTTGGTCATTAAAGTGATTTCATAATGTCGTCAAATGCTGCAACAAACTGCTTTAAGCCGTCATTTAAAAGCTCTTTATAAGTAGCATTTATGTCGATCTCATTATTTTTTATGATGTGAAAAAAGCTTGAGATATTCTCTTTGCTAGGGGCATTTTTTGCCTCAGCTTTTTCTTTTATAAATTCTTTTATCGTATCTATCGGAGCTGTGTTTATAGAGTTTTTATACATTAGTTCTCTAACGTAATAATCCCCTCTTAAGCCACCACCTTTTACGCCAGTGCTTGCAAAAAGTGTCCTTACGTTTTCTAAGCCAAAATCCTCAATGATATGATAGATATTTGCAGCGTTCATTATGCCAATCTGCCCAGTTGGTAGGCTCTTTGCAGACATTGTCTCATCAAGCTTTCTATCAAATCTACTAACAAAAACACTGATCACACCTTTTGGCATCGTCGTATCCACAAAGCGGCTTGCATAAGCTTTGCTACCCTCTTTAAAGGCCTCTAGGCAGTTTTTAGCCTGATCTGGCGAGAAAATGAGCGTCGCATTTACGCTGATGCCTCTTGCCATGAGTGCACTCATCGCTTCATAACCCTCTTTTGTAGCTGGAATTTTTATCATGACATTTGGCATTGAGATGAGGCTATGAAGCCTGATGCCCTCTTCTATCGTAGCAGCTGTTTCGCCACTTAAATTTGGATCAACCTCGATGCTAACAAAGCCATCATCGCCATTTGCGTAGTTTTTTAGCATTTTACATGCGGCTATCTTGATATCTTGGGTCGCTAAAATTTCATAGAGGTCTTTTGGGTGACGCTTGTTGCTATTTTGTATGATCTGTTTGTAAGCAGGTGATGCAAAAGCTGTTTTAAAGATAGCTGGGTTGCTTGTAGCTCCGTTTATAACGCCACTTTCTAGCAAAGAGTTGAATTCATTTTGTAAAAAATCTCTCTCTATAAAGTCACACCAAAGAGAAAATTTAGCTTCATTGTCATACATTTTTTCACCTTATAAAATTTAAAATTTCACGCAGATCTTTGACATCCACGCAATGCGTCGCCTCTTTTTTTAAAATTTCTTTCGCACAAAAGGCAATCTTTAGATCACATTTTCTAAACATCGATACATCATTAGCGCCGTCGCCAACGCACATGATCTCACTTTTATCTAAATTTAATAGCCCCTTTAAGCGATCTATCATCTCACCTTTTGAGCTACCAAACATCATCTCTCCGCCAACTTCACCTGTTAAAATTCCATCTTTATGGTGCAAAATATTTGCAAAATTTGCATCAAATTTAAGCTTTTCTTGCATCTTATCAGTCGCGATGTGAAAACCACCACTAAAAATCACAACCTTTATACCCTTTTGCTTTAAAGCGTCTATAAGCTCGCTGGCTCCTGGCATGATAGGTAAATTTTTACAAATTTCATCTGCCTTTGAGAGTGGCATTCCTTTTAAAAATTTTACTCTTGCTGTAAGACTTTCAAAAAAATCAAGTTCGCCGTTCATCGAACGCTTAGTTATGCTAGCCACCTCATCGCTGGCGTTATTGGCGGCGGCGAGGATATCAATCGTCTCGCCGTCCATTATCGTAGAGTCAAAGTCAAAAACACAAAGTTTTATCAAGCTATGCCCTAAAAATCACGCTTTAAAAGGCTCTCAACCTTTAAAATCGTAAGGATATTTTGATCGCGTTTGCCGATACCATAGATCATGCCTTTGTCTTTTACCAAAGTCTCTGGCGGCGGATCGATCCTGTTACGGTCTATTCTGATAGCCTCCGTCAAGCGGTCTATCACGAAGCCTGCGATGTTATCCTCATCTTTCATGACGATATATCTTGTATTTGAGCTTTGCTTTGTAACATTTAGTGAAAAACGTTTTCGCAAATCAATAAGCGGGATAACGTTTCCACGCAAGTTAAACACGCCAAGAACATAGTCAGGCACGCTAGGAACACGGGTGTATTCGATAGGCTTGATTATCTCTTGGATATTTAAAATAGGTATCGCATACTCTTCCTCGCCAACAACGAAGCCTACAAGTTGGACTATATCTTCGTTGTTTTTTATCTCAGGCTCGTCAATTTGCTGTTTTTGTTTGCTTAAAACTTGGTTTAGTTTATCATTCATCGCCTAACCCCTAACCTAATTTAATATTTTTTCTAACAACGTTTTCAAGGTATTCTGACGAATATGGTTTTGTGATATATTCAGTCATACCAACCTCTACTCCGCGCAATCTATCAGTTTTAGACGTTCTTGATGTTACTGCTATTAGCGGTAAAGTGCGATACTTAGAGTATTTGCGAATTTCACCAGCTAGAGTATATCCGTCCATCCTTGGCATCTCAATATCGATTAGCACCGCATCAAAGGCATGCTCGCCTGATTTAATTATATTGAGTGCTTCTACTCCATTAGTTGCTTCTATTATTGTGACGCCGATTGGCTCAAGCGATTTTTGCATGATAGTTCTATCCATCTTAGAGTCATCAACGATTAGGACCTTATAATCGCTTGGTTTCTCTTTTACTTTAGTGCTATCTTCCATC
This genomic stretch from Campylobacter concisus harbors:
- the lysA gene encoding diaminopimelate decarboxylase; translation: MDFKELASKYKTPLYVYDFNYIKERYEALKNAFYARKSLVCYAVKANSNLSVLKFLADLGAGFDCVSIGEVKRALLAGAKRYQIIFSGVGKSDEELKEALENEILLINVESFAELLRLENIAKELNLKARISIRVNPGVDAKTHPYISTGLNENKFGVDAQTAKKMYIHAKASEFLEPTGIHFHIGSQLTSLSPIIDAAKIVSELLRELRALEIDIKFFDVGGGLGIIYNDEKEINLYDYAQGILGALKGQDVTIVCEPGRFIVGNAGYFVASVLYEKFNGKKRFVITDGAMNDLIRPSLYGAHHKIFAYGKDENLGTCDVVGPVCESGDFLAKDIELPECKSGDIIVVKGAGAYGFSMSSNYNTRNRAAEVCLLDGKDRLIRRRESFEDVVALEREFLESADARAK
- a CDS encoding LptF/LptG family permease is translated as MKLYARYVGWVYIKSFLIVFLALELFYVGIDLLTNLKDLPPSANLQLLYVGLTALSAISYVLPLSLIFALIILHVNMVRSNELISFYALGISKNKLILPPFLIALFVTIFYVGLNFTPFAYAHDYQKSIAKNTAFSKSTNDSFLKFEGKFIYIKELNSAKQRANDVRIFDINGTDLLSTTFADHAKFKDNEWVLEDVNQTFLPQSLELGESGFSKVKSENLDALRGFKPKSIESAASVENSKFNIPDAINFIKTFKNEGIGLDSARTAFYNLAITPFFAPFLLLIFYYHLPVTGRFFNLALSTFIFVVITLVVWGLLFILTKFAQTSVILPEIGMVLPVILLFAYAIYLIKSHR
- a CDS encoding 50S ribosomal protein L25/general stress protein Ctc, giving the protein MLEGIVRESIGKKSAKALRRDGYLIANIYGKGLENVAAAFKVNDFIKEARKKESLAFDVKVGGKVYNVVIVDYQRDVVTSDLKHVDLKVALPGVLSKYMIPVKPVGTPIGLKNKGVLIQSKRRLCVKCTAENLPNSFDVDVSKLDIDDTILVRDITAPKGVTIIDADRVAVLGVIKAK
- a CDS encoding chemotaxis protein CheW, with the translated sequence MNDKLNQVLSKQKQQIDEPEIKNNEDIVQLVGFVVGEEEYAIPILNIQEIIKPIEYTRVPSVPDYVLGVFNLRGNVIPLIDLRKRFSLNVTKQSSNTRYIVMKDEDNIAGFVIDRLTEAIRIDRNRIDPPPETLVKDKGMIYGIGKRDQNILTILKVESLLKRDF
- the pheA gene encoding prephenate dehydratase, with protein sequence MQELNELRKEIDSIDDLILNKLNERMKLVEQIGKLKQTSGTPIYRPERERAIINRLTSLSKEKALNKAAIEAIYLEIFAVSRNLEMPQKIVYLGPEGTYTHQAAQSRFGAMSAYLPLATIEAVFTKLAQKEAKYGVVPIENNTEGAVGATLDCLGKFDDIKIVAELYVDIHHSFVSINENLKEIKRIYSHPQGYNQCRKFLEDHLLNEVEFIPAKSTAAAAYMASMDRESAAICSKIAAKIYNVPIVYETIEDNMANRTRFLILSDFKNAKVENSKTSVLAKTDHRPGRLADLLSIFKNENINITKLESRPIKQREFKSIFYLDFEGHIDDEKVQNAFELAKESGAEITWLGSYLNGDE
- the serB gene encoding phosphoserine phosphatase SerB, giving the protein MIKLCVFDFDSTIMDGETIDILAAANNASDEVASITKRSMNGELDFFESLTARVKFLKGMPLSKADEICKNLPIMPGASELIDALKQKGIKVVIFSGGFHIATDKMQEKLKFDANFANILHHKDGILTGEVGGEMMFGSSKGEMIDRLKGLLNLDKSEIMCVGDGANDVSMFRKCDLKIAFCAKEILKKEATHCVDVKDLREILNFIR
- a CDS encoding type IV pilus twitching motility protein PilT, with the translated sequence MTKQDLDSYLCSLVDRGGSDLHLKSASLVYGRFNGEIMPLSEENLDPSDAVAIAKELLGAKFDEFMDKKDIDFSYKLNDEYCFRVNMFLQINGISAVFRVTPTKIPTIKDLNLPSVIEKICTETTRGIILVTGPTGSGKTTTLASMINFINQTKRSHIVTIEDPIEYVFNDDKSIINQRSIGADALNFSDALRASLREDPDIILVGEMRDLETIETAIRAAETGHLVLSTLHTLDAKESVNRIVNSFPQGERDKVSLMFSSVLACVISQRLVKTLFGTRRPAVEIMRKNTRIKELISEEKFDEIDLAIAESKNTYGMQTFDQHLLELYENKIISAEVALDNASNRGDLQLKIKSSNVAGFSFENGVNFGKPQSKQDQPEVIALKEI
- a CDS encoding transaldolase, whose amino-acid sequence is MYDNEAKFSLWCDFIERDFLQNEFNSLLESGVINGATSNPAIFKTAFASPAYKQIIQNSNKRHPKDLYEILATQDIKIAACKMLKNYANGDDGFVSIEVDPNLSGETAATIEEGIRLHSLISMPNVMIKIPATKEGYEAMSALMARGISVNATLIFSPDQAKNCLEAFKEGSKAYASRFVDTTMPKGVISVFVSRFDRKLDETMSAKSLPTGQIGIMNAANIYHIIEDFGLENVRTLFASTGVKGGGLRGDYYVRELMYKNSINTAPIDTIKEFIKEKAEAKNAPSKENISSFFHIIKNNEIDINATYKELLNDGLKQFVAAFDDIMKSL
- the hisC gene encoding histidinol-phosphate transaminase gives rise to the protein MKFNDFLDDLVNYEAGKPIELVVREFGIDAKDVIKLASNENPFGTSKRVEEALKEVAKNAHLYPDDSYFELKEGLAKKFGVTSKNLIIGSGSDQIIEFALHAKANKQSGVLIAGVTFAMYEIYAKQTGAKIYRTKSVEHNLSEFLEIYNAHKDEISVIFLCLPNNPLGECIDADEVYKFIKNIDENTLVVLDCAYNEFAKFKDSKKEIKPSEVVKFKNVIYLGTFSKAYALGGMRVGYGVANEEIIGALSKLRAPFNITTPSLRAAIVALGDDEFVQKTMQNNFEQMKRYEEFARQNGIEFIPSYTNFITFKFNEPKSSQICEKMLKKGIILRDLKSYALNAVRITIGQAWQNDRVFEELKQILK
- the fliF gene encoding flagellar basal-body MS-ring/collar protein FliF; translation: MDFKALLHQISQIYQKLSLKQKIVAGSSIVLVVAFLVFLTLYKSKSDSFAGYSVLFENISPSDSALIVDQLNKDGIKYKLANEGTILVPTSDVYKERIAVATLGIPKESKIGFEIFDKQEFGATDAEQRVKFQRALEGELARTIESLSSIQKATVRIAIPKESVFTERQSLPTASIVVELKPGVSLNAKQIFGIKNLVAASVTNLSTENVKIVNQDGVALGDEDGEFDSDAIAQQIRYKREFENNYEQKIVNVLAPIVGGADKVVAKVNIDFDFDKKDTKSEVYDPNNVVRSESNIEEKRQGSAPNEVGGVPGAVSNIGPVQGLDDSTLKEQYNKSSQQTNYEISKKVTNVKGQFASINRVSAAVVIDGLYQSKKDKDGKPTGELEFAPLTKEQRESITNLIKQSIGYNQNRGDEVSLDNFEFKTGKDVSTGEKMDGFMNNYVMPFLPLLKYIFAALLLYIFYKKVIVPFMQKMLEETKEEEEQAQDDLEEIEMDAEDTLEKFKAARKKVEEQLGLSGEFNEDELKYDVLLEKMKIVVTERSEEISNLLQDMVKNDSDFNMRKEI
- the pth gene encoding aminoacyl-tRNA hydrolase — protein: MTLIAGLGNPGPKYENTRHNIGFMLIDLLKDSNFKDVSSAKFQGEVFKFNDIILLKPTTFMNLSGQSVKAVKDFYKPDRIIVIHDDLDLSFGAVKFKKGGSSGGHNGIKSIDNLIGNDYERVRVGIGHEGDAKNFVLGEFSDEERKALDEILAYTKNAVCELLKSDINEISQKFTIKKGLIK